From Brachionichthys hirsutus isolate HB-005 chromosome 16, CSIRO-AGI_Bhir_v1, whole genome shotgun sequence, a single genomic window includes:
- the evplb gene encoding envoplakin, producing MSKLHSPVKLSKSQALDLTKLIAAMQENADQVEKNILLAEELLAEDAVRDGKKLSLIHQKVNADNLSQAEGLLKDLFMAVDKSKKLHHPQSHEIEKDVKNLHDRWAKDCATYRERYNQTFDLDPRTKIDWGPLLDEKRKQLRSGAYGPSLADVEKQIASHNILHQEVGAYGSQLTPESTTSQEQYTNFKDRYGKLFESSQQRRSQLTSLYEYMQNCSKELAYLSGQQERILQRDWSDLMSDPPSVRMEYERFKSNGLLAHEGEINKLQHEGDCLLEAKHPGSPAITAHRDAVQTEWQAFLNLCLAQETHLDNIEDYKKFQLDAERLTESLQRLSSNVDPKALAGRSNPEAVLLLEGDEPTVRRTEQSLASLRDLSKNIVPVKLRRMTPTKPTSAVSLCDWANEVDSVRGGETLNLKSNSDMMNWQLQTNSGTLKTLPGACFMVLPPDAEALDKVNSLDKELWDLKNRRSTLLTSLKSPLVEVDHAKTQVQSSPVDSKAVEVASELDEINRNLDQCKNQILSRLRLPLDNRNPTGDLEDRLQEHDKTTRTVRKLESEKSAVQRELAPVLAKTPLGPIASTLASKLRSTSDKIDDVNALLDLYDKKAVAAMFLERQMDRVDGMVSGYEQQLAKDGAIIDQPNALTDRNKQLQALKRDVASNKADMTKLGSDLDLTKQVCNSLVQSFSEYCPDVRRQETEVKNLKNRYTSVNDQLQKRSALIKDATNKNPDFQNALQSLDFFLVNLPDYSVKPSDDLSQVTAKQNSQKRLVEDIKTKSGDLERVKSLSSDLQNTLNEYEAKSKTYCGILNDDDEEDDDDDDYEPIPKILKPSKMAQAVQRKEKNLFNHFAEKSAENEQLLRQLGTAKEIMARNEEKVSRVVVNQQLQLQSDMKDLEAADIMKTELSEEAARRSHAEKDLETYRKRLVSLKSRRGVERIEEKEVVQYYRDHRLDLELESLKDRIQDEAVKRSRTQSEIDIFNEKILKLEIQLSKIEPKLVTKVLTEYERDPQIDKEAARIREEMQRIRLELQTKDTQTITVKTELTVLAQKKPKIRERIVKKEVVRLEKAPEMLKAVLVFKGDIAAEESECKLLNESIFNTRSKINKLEQIIPTIQPKVVTKVVKQIQEDPVMVEESKTLRMSVEEEKDENVIMLKNLTTLQLRYGELQNLRPKVEIKEIVNEIYRVDPGTEVELKRLRKELKELNRNCTDVEKEMNAVMTNLTTLRAQKPKVEYKEVTQEVIKEEKSPEVTRELQRLSNQISRLQLNYDTTSELLTRLRKERDELKTEKSKVETKLVNREVVKYENDPLIEKEADRYRRNVREEVQQRRNLEECLFDLQNQYIVLERQKPQEKIVMQEVVHLQKDPKQILEHEKLNKSVDEEVKSRRKLDIEVRQLRALIQEKENTLAHMDDRQRKIQVESELRQIKARILELENAPPPVEENIVIEEILKVERDPKLEKLTDEVRADLEAEGTKITCLERDIRNLKLKLEILLKEKSLEKVVYREVVRVEKDPALEAEREHLRELVMQERNFRRDLEDNIQSISIKITHLQTSRTTTSQEEASLIASRDALQRQKEDLLRQLKTMEAERFTISTTFQQQSKLVSERTQIARQRSLKASSEVQRLERGILNEKDKIHEKDTIIAELSSSIRREDQSETQTRETNLSTKITIMDPVTGKDMSPYEAYFQGLIDRNHYIQLSELECDWEEITSSGPDGDTIILQDCKSGKQYSIKDALRDGRLSQHDLGYYREGKMHISEFALLVVGETGKPDIPPEPIPRSPTRSPTIAPLNSMQASLRSPPSSLKTFPNGSLPNSSTSIVDEHFPISGIFDKTTRSRMSVRSALTRTLIDGDTALRLLEAQAASGGIVDLAKKDKLSVHKAAEQGLIDKTQMYKLLNAQKSFTGVEDPVTKKRLAIGQAAEKGYMPQESAMRYMEAQYLTGGLVDPSKTGRLSLQDALDAKIIDEIIMKELEDEACHARDIVDPITKEEISYKQAMDLCKRDVSTGLLLLPAASSDASNTPPYSNYRFSAPYGNF from the exons ATGTCGAAGCTTCACAGTCCGGTGAAGCTCAGCAA GAGCCAGGCTCTGGACCTGACGAAGCTGATCGCTGCGATGCAGGAGAACGCCGACCAAGTCGAGAAGAACATCCTGCTGGcggaggagctgctggctgaG GATGCAGTGCGTGACGGCAAGAAGCTGAGCCTGATCCACCAGAAGGTGAACGCAGACAACCTGTCTCAGGCTGAGGGGCTGCTGAAGGACCTCTTCATGGCCGTGGATAAGTCCAAGAAGCTTCACCACCCGCAGAGCCATGAGATAGAGAAAGA TGTGAAAAATCTGCATGATCGTTGGGCAAAGGATTGCGCCACCTACAGGGAACGCTACAACCAGACGTTCGACTTGGATCCGAGAACCAAGATCGACTGGGGTCCCCTGCTGGATGAAAAGCGG AAGCAGTTAAGGTCGGGCGCTTACGGTCCTAGCCTGGCGGATGTAGAGAAGCAGATCGCATCACATAATATTCTGCACCAGGAGGTCGGGGCCTACGGCTCCCAGCTGACACCCGAGTCCACCACATCGCAG GAGCAGTACACCAACTTCAAAGACAGATATGGCAAACTTTTT GAGAGCTCCCAGCAGAGACGATCCCAACTGACCTCTCTGTACGAGTACATGCAGAACTGCAGTAAGGAACTGGCCTACTTGTCTGGCCAACAGGAGCGGATCCTCCAGAGAGACTGGAGCGATCTCATGAGCGACCCCCCGAGCGTCCGCATGGAGTATGAG AGGTTCAAAAGCAATGGACTCCTTGCACATGAGGGTGAGATCAACAAACTGCAGCATGAGGGAGATTGCCTTCTTGAAGCCAAACACCCTGGCAGCCCGGCGATAACG GCGCACAGAGACGCTGTTCAGACCGAGTGGCAAGCCTTCCTGAACTTGTGTCTTGCACAGGAAACACACCTGGACAACATTGAAGACTACAAGAAG TTCCAGTTGGACGCGGAGAGGTTGACCGAGTCCCTGCAGAGACTCAGCTCCAACGTCGACCCAAAAGCTCTGGCGGGGAGGAGCAACCCTgaggctgtgctgctgctggag GGGGACGAGCCCACAGTGAGGAGGACAGAGCAGAGTCTGGCATCCCTCAGGGACCTCAGCAAGAACATCGTGCCTGTGAAGTTACGCCGGATGACGCCCACCAAACCTACCAGTGCAGTGTCCCTGTGCGACTGGGCAAACGAAGTG GACAGTGTAAGGGGTGGCGAGACACTAAACCTGAAGTCCAACTCTGAtatgatgaactggcagcttcaGACCAACAGTGGGACGCTGAAGACCCTCCCTGGGGCCTGCTTCATGGTCCTACCGCCTGATGCCGAGGCCCTGGACAAAGTGAACAG TCTGGACAAAGAGCTGTGGGACCTGAAAAACCGTAGATCGACGCTCTTGACCTCCCTGAAGAGTCCTCTGGTGGAGGTGGATCACGCCAAGACACAAG TTCAAAGTTCCCCAGTGGATTCCAAAGCTGTCGAGGTGGCCAGCGAACTGGACGAGATCAACAGAAACCTCGATCAGTGCAAAAACCAAATCCTGAGCCGGCTCAGGCTGCCGCTCGACAACCGCAACCCCACGGGAGACCTGGAAGACAGACTGCAGGAGCACGAC AAAACCACTCGGACTGTAAGAAAGCTGGAGAGTGAGAAGTCCGCAGTCCAGAGGGAGCTGGCGCCTGTTCTGGCCAAGACGCCCCTGGGACCCATTGCCTCCACCCTGGCCTCGAAACTCAGGTCCACCAGTGACAAGATCGATGATGTCAACGCCCTGCTTGATCTTTACGATAAAAA AGCCGTAGCCGCCATGTTCCTGGAGAGGCAGATGGACAGGGTGGACGGGATGGTCTCTGGGTATGAGCAGCAGCTGGCCAAAGACGGAGCGATTATTGATCAACCAAATGCCCTCACCGATCGCAATAAGCAGCTGCAG GCTCTGAAGAGAGATGTTGCTTCAAATAAGGCCGATATGACTAAATTAGGCAGCGACCTGGACCTCACAAAGCAAGTGTGCAATTCCCTGGTGCAAAGTTTCAGTGAATACTGTCCCGACGTCCGGCGACAGGAAACTGAAGTGAAAAACCTGAAGAACCGTTACACGAGTGTCAATGATCAGCTCCAGAAAAG GTCTGCTCTCATAAAGGATGCGACTaataaaaatccagatttccaAAATGCCCTTCAGTCCCTGGACTTCTTCCTGGTTAATTTGCCGGATTATTCCGTTAAACCCTCTGATGACTTGTCGCAGGTAACAGCCAAGCAGAACTCTCAAAAG AGATTGGTGGAGGACATCAAGACGAAATCAGGAGATTTAGAACGTGTAAAGAGTCTTTCCTCTGATCTGCAGAACACCTTAAAT GAGTATGAGGCTAAATCTAAGACTTACTGTGGGATTCTaaacgatgatgatgaggaggatgatgatgatgatgattatgaaCCAATCCCAAAGATTCTTAAACCTTCAAAGATGGCTCAGGCTGTGCAGAGAAAG gaaaaaaatctatttaatcATTTTGCCGAAAAATCTGCAGAGAATGAGCAGCTTCTCAGACAGCTGGGGACCGCAAAGGAAATCATGGCCAGG AATGAAGAGAAAGTCAGTCGGGTCGTCGTcaatcagcagctgcagctacagAGTGACATGAAAGACCTGGAGGCGGCTGACATTATGAAAACTGAATTAAGCGAGGAGGCTGCCAGACGCTCACATGCTGAAAAAGACCTGGAGACATACCGCAAGCGACTTGTTTCTCtgaagagcaggagaggagtGGAAAGgatagaggagaaggaggtggtgCAATATTACCGCGATCACAGGCTGGATCTGGAACTGGAGTCGCTGAAAGACCGGATCCAGGATGAAGCCGTCAAGAGGTCTAGAACTCAATCGGAAATTGATATCTTCAATGAGAAGATCTTGAAATTGGAAATCCAACTGAGCAAAATTGAGCCCAAGCTGGTGACCAAAGTATTGACCGAATACGAGAGAGACCCACAGATTGACAAAGAAGCTGCCAGGATTAGAGAAGAGATGCAGAGGATACGCCTGGAGCTCCAAACAAAAGATACCCAGACGATTACTGTGAAAACTGAGCTCACCGTTCTAGCCcagaaaaaacccaaaatcaggGAGAGGATTGTGAAGAAGGAAGTGGTGCGGCTTGAGAAAGCTCCAGAGATGCTTAAAGCTGTTCTCGTGTTCAAGGGCGACATTGCAGCAGAGGAATCCGAGTGCAAGCTGTTAAACGAAAGCATTTTTAACACAAGGTCAAAGATCAACAAACTGGAGCAGATCATTCCCACCATTCAACCCAAGGTAGTCACCAAGGTGGTGAAGCAAATACAGGAAGATCCCGTCATGGTTGAAGAGTCAAAGACACTACGGATGTCagtggaagaggagaaggacgaGAATGTGATCATGCTGAAGAACCTGACAACCCTTCAGCTACGTTACGGGGAGCTGCAGAATCTCAGGCCTAAAGTTGAGATCAAGGAGATTGTCAATGAGATCTACAGAGTTGATCCCGGGACGGAGGTGGAGCTGAAGCGTCTGAGGAAAGAGCTGAAGGAGCTGAACCGCAACTGCACAGATGTGGAGAAAGAAATGAACGCAGTGATGACGAATCTGACAACCCTGCGTGCCCAGAAACCGAAGGTGGAGTACAAGGAGGTGACCCAGGAGGTGATCAAAGAAGAGAAAAGCCCAGAAGTCACCAGGGAATTGCAAAGACTAAGTAATCAGATTTCTCGTCTGCAATTAAACTATGACACCACCAGTGAGTTGTTGACCCGCCTACGTAAAGAAAGAGACgagctgaaaacagaaaaatccaAAGTGGAGACCAAGCTGGTTAATAGAGAGGTCGTTAAATACGAAAATGACCCTCTTATCGAGAAAGAAGCCGACAGATATCGGAGGAACGTCAGAGAAGAGGTTCAGCAACGCCGCAATCTGGAGGAGTGTCTTTTTGATCTTCAGAATCAATACATTGTCCTCGAAAGGCAGAAGCCACAGGAGAAGATCGTAATGCAGGAAGTGGTGCATCTACAGAAAGACCCAAAGCAGATCCTGGAGCATGAGAAGTTGAACAAGAGTGTGGACGAGGAAGTTAAATCCCGTCGAAAGCTCGACATAGAGGTCAGACAGCTCAGAGCCCTGattcaagaaaaagaaaacaccctGGCCCACATGGATGATCGTCAGAGGAAGATCCAGGTCGAGTCAGAGCTCAGACAGATCAAAGCTCGCATTCTTGAACTTGAAAATGCGCCCCCGCCTGTTGAGGAAAATATTGTCATTGAGGAAATCCTGAAAGTGGAGAGGGACCCCAAGCTGGAAAAACTTACTGATGAAGTACGGGCTGACCTAGAGGCTGAGGGCACCAAGATCACTTGTCTAGAGAGAGATATCCGCAACCTGAAGCTCAAGTTAGAAATTCTGCTGAAGGAGAAATCATTGGAGAAGGTTGTTTACAGAGAAGTTGTTCGTGTAGAGAAAGACCCGGCACTGGAGGCTGAAAGGGAACATCTAAGAGAGCTGGTAATGCAAGAGAGGAACTTCAGGCGCGACCTGGAAGATAACATTCAGAGCATCAGCATTAAAATAACCCATCTGCAGACATCGAGGACTACGACTTCTCAAGAGGAGGCCTCTCTCATTGCAAGCAGAGATGCTCTGCAGAGACAAAAGGAGGATCTCCTTAGACAACTCAAAACAATGGAGGCTGAAAGGTTTACCATCTCTACAACGTTCCAACAACAGTCCAAGCTGGTCAGCGAAAGAACCCAGATTGCACGGCAGAGGAGTCTTAAAGCATCCTCAGAAGTGCAACGTTTGGAGAGAGGAATCCTCAATGAGAAAGACAAAATACACGAGAAGGACACGATCATCGCGGAGCTTAGCAGCAGCATTCGGAGAGAAGACCAAAGTGAGACTCAAACTAGAGAGACAAATCTCTCCACAAAGATCACCATCATGGATCCAGTGACCGGTAAAGACATGTCGCCCTACGAAGCCTACTTTCAAGGGCTAATTGATCGCAATCACTACATTCAACTGTCAGAGTTGGAATGTGACTGGGAGGAAATCACGTCGAGCGGTCCAGATGGAGATACAATAATTCTACAAGACTGCAAAAGTGGAAAACAGTACTCTATTAAGGATGCGCTGAGGGATGGACGCTTGAGCCAACATGACTTGGGATACTACAGAGAAGGGAAGATGCACATTTCTGAGTTTGCTCTACTTGTTGTAGGAGAAACGGGAAAGCCAGACATTCCTCCCGAACCAATCCCAAGATCACCAACCAGATCCCCCACCATCGCTCCTTTGAACTCCATGCAAGCTTCCCTAAGGTCCCCTCCGAGCAGCCTCAAGACTTTCCCTAATGGTAGCTTGCCCAACTCCAGTACTTCGATTGTTGACGAGCATTTCCCCATCTCTGGTATTTTTGACAAGACCACTCGAAGCCGAATGTCGGTGCGAAGCGCGCTGACCCGCACGCTCATCGACGGTGACACAGCTCTGAGGCTGTTGGAGGCTCAAGCTGCTTCTGGTGGAATTGTTGATCTTGCCAAAAAGGACAAACTCTCCGTCCACAAGGCAGCTGAACAAGGTTTGATCGACAAAACTCAAATGTACAAACTTCTCAATGCCCAGAAATCCTTCACAGGAGTTGAGGATCCAGTGACCAAAAAGCGACTAGCCATCGGACAGGCGGCAGAGAAAGGGTACATGCCTCAAGAAAGTGCCATGAGGTACATGGAGGCACAGTACCTGACTGGCGGCTTGGTGGATCCCTCTAAAACAGGCCGTCTCAGCCTCCAAGATGCTCTTGATGCCAAAATCATCGACGAGATCATTATGAAGGAGCTGGAAGATGAGGCTTGCCACGCAAGAGATATTGTCGACCCGATTACTAAAGAGGAGATATCATACAAGCAGGCGATGGATCTGTGCAAGAGAGATGTCAGCACGGGACTCCTGCTTCTCCCTGCAGCCTCCAGTGATGCCTCCAATACCCCGCCCTACTCAAACTATAGGTTCAGTGCCCCATACGGTAATTTCTAG
- the LOC137905379 gene encoding serotonin N-acetyltransferase-like — protein MSVAGAQPFIKPMQRPPSVSPGMQRRHTLPASEVRPLNAQDAISVFEIEREAFISASGDCPLHLDEVRHFLTLCPEFSMGWFEEGRLVAFIIGSLWDRERLTTDALTVHKPRGSTVHIHVLAVHRTFRQQGKGPILMWRYLQYLRCLPNVRRAVLMCEDFLVPFYRKSGFKVLGRCAIAVAGLTFTEMWYPISGHAYMRRNSEATRFPEHPLTLPLLQTDKRADA, from the exons ATGTCCGTCGCCGGCGCGCAGCCGTTCATCAAGCCGATGCAGCGGCCACCTTCCGTGTCCCCCGGTATGCAGAGGAGACACACGCTCCCGGCGAGCGAGGTCCGCCCGCTCAACGCGCAAGACGCCATCAGCGTCTTCGAAATAGAGCGCGAAG cCTTTATCTCGGCGTCGGGTGATTGTCCCCTCCACCTGGATGAGGTGCGTCATTTCCTGACGCTGTGCCCGGAGTTCTCCATGGGTTGGTTTGAGGAGGGCCGCCTGGTGGCTTTTATCATCGGGTCTCTGTGGGACCGGGAGCGGCTCACAACA GACGCACTGACTGTCCACAAGCCGCGCGGCTCCACTGTCCACATCCACGTCCTCGCCGTCCATCGCACCTTCAGGCAGCAGGGCAAAGGTCCCATCCTGATGTGGCGATACCTGCAGTACCTCCGCTGCCTTCCCAACGTGCGCCGGGCTGTGCTGATGTGCGAAGACTTCCTCGTTCCGTTCTATCGCAAGTCGGGCTTCAAGGTTCTGGGGCGCTGTGCCATCGCTGTGGCCGGCCTGACCTTCACAGAGATGTGGTACCCGATCAGCGGCCACGCTTACATGCGACGCAACAGCGAGGCGACCCGTTTCCCCGAGCATCCCTTGACTCTGCCGCTGCTGCAGACTGATAAACGTGCTGACGCGTGA